The sequence CTTTGGAATCCATTGAGAAGGCACTAAAAGTATTGGAAACACTTTATTTGAAAGTATAAAGAGAAGGAAAGAAAATGGAAGTAATAGGATATATAGAGAGAGTGGATCTTCCGGGACTGGATCTTTTTGCATTGGATGCTAAGATCGATACAGGTGCGGATTCTTGTTCTATGCACTGTGACGACATTGAAGTAGAGGGTGAGAATGTTATTTTCACCCTACATGATGAAGTACACCCTGCCTATCATGGTAAAAGGCTTACGTTGCCGATATTTAAGATCAAAAATGTAAAAAGTTCTAATGGAAAAAGTGAAGAGAGAGTATTCGTCAAATCGATGGTGAAATTGGGTTGTAAAACGTACGAAGCAGAGATTTCACTGACCAATCGAGAAAATATGAAGTACCCAATGCTGATAGGAAGACGTTTCCTGTCACATCACTATCTGATAGATGTTTCCCATAAATATATTACAAAGGATAAATAATGACCGTTTACATACTTTCTAGAAATACAAATCTCTATTCAACACAAAGATTGATAGAGGCAGCTGAAGCAAAAGGATGGAATGTACGTGTCATAGATTATTTGATGTGTAGTA is a genomic window of Sulfurovum sp. XGS-02 containing:
- a CDS encoding RimK/LysX family protein; amino-acid sequence: MEVIGYIERVDLPGLDLFALDAKIDTGADSCSMHCDDIEVEGENVIFTLHDEVHPAYHGKRLTLPIFKIKNVKSSNGKSEERVFVKSMVKLGCKTYEAEISLTNRENMKYPMLIGRRFLSHHYLIDVSHKYITKDK